A portion of the Bacillus thuringiensis genome contains these proteins:
- the pcp gene encoding pyroglutamyl-peptidase I has translation MKTVLLTGFDPFGGENINPAWEVAKGLHEKTIGEYKIISKQVPTVFHKSISVLKEYIEELAPEIIICIGQAGGRPDITIERVAINIDDARIADNEGNQPVDVPVVEEGPAAYWSTLPMKAIVKKLREEGIPSSISQTAGTFVCNHLFYGLMHELEKHDKKIKGGFIHIPFLPEQASNYPGQPSMSLSTIRKGIELAVEVTTIVEVDIVEVGGTTH, from the coding sequence ATGAAAACAGTATTATTAACAGGGTTTGATCCGTTTGGCGGAGAAAATATCAATCCAGCTTGGGAAGTAGCAAAAGGTTTGCATGAAAAAACAATTGGAGAATACAAGATAATAAGCAAACAAGTCCCAACAGTATTTCATAAATCAATAAGCGTATTAAAAGAGTATATAGAAGAACTAGCGCCGGAAATTATTATATGCATTGGACAAGCCGGGGGCAGACCAGATATTACGATAGAACGTGTCGCAATTAATATTGATGATGCAAGAATTGCTGATAATGAAGGGAATCAGCCGGTAGATGTACCGGTTGTAGAAGAAGGACCGGCTGCCTATTGGTCCACACTCCCGATGAAAGCAATTGTAAAAAAACTTCGCGAAGAAGGCATACCGTCATCTATTTCACAAACGGCAGGTACATTCGTTTGTAATCACTTATTCTATGGACTTATGCATGAACTAGAGAAACATGATAAGAAAATAAAAGGCGGATTCATTCACATTCCGTTCTTACCAGAACAAGCGAGTAATTATCCAGGACAACCGAGTATGTCACTTTCTACTATTCGTAAGGGGATAGAATTGGCAGTTGAGGTAACGACGATAGTTGAGGTAGATATTGTAGAGGTTGGGGGCACGACGCATTAA
- a CDS encoding DUF979 domain-containing protein — translation MNIITMDTIYYLLGIIVAFIAVRIAFDREHPNRFGSSLFWALFAVTFLFGNVIPSFYVGCIVLAMVVLASLNKVTKSEEKEVPVQERVKHAEKLKNKIFMPALLIPIFTIIGTLTLGKIKWGNVSLVDPDKVTLVALALGALLAFVAAMRITKSKITTPVQEGSRLLQAVGWAVILPQMLAALGGIFAKSGVGQVVSDLVGQVLPTEYPFVAVMAYCLGMMLFTVVMGNAFAAFAVITGGIGLPLIVQMHGGNPAIMAALGMFAGYCGTLLTPMAANFNIVPAMLLELKDKNAVIKAQVPIALSIFIINMFIMYGLVYRF, via the coding sequence ATGAACATCATCACAATGGATACAATCTATTATCTATTAGGGATAATCGTTGCTTTTATCGCTGTTCGTATCGCATTCGATCGTGAACATCCAAACAGATTCGGTTCTAGTTTATTTTGGGCATTGTTTGCAGTTACATTTTTATTCGGAAATGTAATCCCTTCGTTTTACGTTGGCTGTATAGTGCTCGCTATGGTCGTTTTAGCTTCACTAAATAAAGTAACAAAATCAGAGGAGAAAGAAGTTCCAGTACAAGAACGTGTAAAACATGCTGAGAAATTAAAAAATAAAATTTTTATGCCTGCACTTTTAATTCCTATTTTTACAATTATCGGTACGTTGACGTTAGGGAAAATTAAATGGGGTAATGTCTCTCTTGTTGATCCAGATAAAGTAACATTAGTTGCATTAGCGCTTGGTGCATTACTCGCATTCGTTGCGGCGATGCGTATTACAAAATCAAAAATAACAACGCCTGTACAAGAAGGAAGCAGACTATTACAAGCTGTCGGCTGGGCTGTAATTTTACCACAAATGTTAGCAGCACTTGGCGGTATATTCGCGAAGTCTGGCGTTGGACAAGTTGTTTCAGATTTAGTCGGACAAGTGTTACCGACAGAGTATCCGTTCGTTGCTGTTATGGCGTACTGTTTAGGCATGATGCTATTTACAGTCGTAATGGGAAATGCATTCGCAGCGTTTGCTGTTATTACTGGCGGAATTGGCTTACCTTTAATAGTTCAAATGCACGGCGGAAACCCAGCAATTATGGCAGCACTCGGTATGTTTGCTGGATATTGCGGAACGCTGCTTACACCAATGGCAGCAAACTTTAATATCGTACCTGCGATGCTTTTAGAGCTAAAGGATAAAAATGCGGTTATTAAAGCACAAGTACCAATTGCTCTTTCAATTTTTATCATAAATATGTTTATTATGTACGGCCTTGTATATCGTTTCTAA
- a CDS encoding DUF969 domain-containing protein — protein MIKLIGILLVAVGFLFRLNTLLVVMVAGIVTGMVSGLSFYDVISMFGKFFIENRYMSMPIILTLPVIGILERYGLKERAEALITKSKGATTGRVLMSYFTIRESSAALGLNIGGHAQTVRPLVAPMAEGAAQGKYGKLPEKLREKIKANAAAAENTAWFFGEDIFIATGAILLMKGFFDSVGMHVGVWDMALWGIPTAISALIVSWIRFRRFDKYIEKTMKAEGKEEKEAI, from the coding sequence ATGATTAAATTAATCGGGATACTACTTGTTGCAGTGGGCTTTTTATTTAGATTAAATACACTTTTAGTAGTTATGGTTGCAGGTATTGTTACTGGTATGGTTTCAGGATTAAGTTTTTATGATGTGATCAGCATGTTCGGCAAATTTTTCATAGAAAATAGATATATGTCTATGCCAATTATATTAACTTTACCGGTAATCGGAATTTTAGAGCGTTACGGTTTAAAAGAAAGAGCAGAAGCACTTATAACGAAATCAAAAGGAGCAACAACTGGAAGAGTATTAATGTCATATTTTACGATAAGAGAATCATCAGCAGCACTAGGGCTTAATATTGGTGGGCATGCACAAACGGTAAGACCGCTCGTTGCACCGATGGCAGAAGGGGCCGCGCAAGGTAAATACGGTAAACTTCCTGAAAAATTAAGAGAAAAGATTAAAGCAAACGCAGCGGCTGCTGAAAATACAGCTTGGTTTTTCGGAGAAGATATTTTCATCGCAACTGGAGCTATTTTATTAATGAAAGGATTCTTCGATTCAGTAGGTATGCATGTCGGAGTATGGGATATGGCACTTTGGGGCATTCCAACTGCAATATCTGCACTTATTGTAAGCTGGATTAGATTTAGAAGGTTTGATAAATATATAGAGAAAACAATGAAGGCAGAAGGAAAAGAAGAGAAGGAGGCAATTTAA
- the pxpA gene encoding 5-oxoprolinase subunit PxpA: MTTIDLNCDLGESFGAYKMGNDDEILPFVSSINVACGFHAGDPSVMRKTVEKAMQHNVAIGAHPGFPDLIGFGRRNMNVSASEVYDYVLYQIGAVDGFVKVAGGEMHHVKPHGALYNMAATNPEIADAIVKAIYHINPNLLLYGLANSEAFIQAAEKYNVTLVQEAFADRTYKQDGTLTSRTEENALIKDEDEAIKQVLQMVKEGHVNAVNGEKVAVQVQTICLHGDGEKAVQFAGRIYRTFELNGISICAPK, translated from the coding sequence GTGACTACAATTGATTTAAACTGTGATTTAGGAGAAAGTTTTGGCGCTTATAAAATGGGGAATGATGATGAAATTCTTCCGTTCGTTTCCTCTATAAACGTTGCTTGCGGTTTTCATGCGGGTGATCCGTCTGTAATGAGGAAGACGGTTGAAAAGGCAATGCAGCATAACGTAGCGATAGGGGCACATCCTGGTTTTCCAGATTTAATTGGATTTGGTAGAAGAAACATGAATGTTTCAGCAAGTGAAGTATATGATTATGTTTTATATCAAATTGGGGCAGTAGACGGGTTTGTAAAAGTGGCTGGTGGGGAGATGCATCATGTGAAACCGCATGGCGCTCTATATAATATGGCGGCAACTAATCCGGAAATTGCAGATGCAATCGTAAAGGCAATTTATCATATTAACCCAAATCTATTACTTTACGGATTAGCAAATAGCGAGGCGTTTATACAGGCTGCAGAAAAATACAATGTAACTCTCGTACAAGAGGCTTTTGCGGATCGTACATATAAGCAAGATGGTACGTTAACGAGCCGTACAGAAGAAAATGCGCTTATAAAAGATGAAGACGAAGCGATAAAGCAAGTGCTTCAAATGGTGAAAGAAGGCCATGTAAATGCGGTCAATGGAGAGAAAGTAGCAGTTCAGGTGCAAACAATTTGTTTACACGGTGATGGGGAAAAAGCAGTGCAATTTGCGGGAAGAATATACAGAACATTCGAACTTAATGGGATTTCTATTTGTGCACCGAAATAA
- a CDS encoding biotin-dependent carboxyltransferase family protein, with protein MDVEVLHAGMFTTVQDLGRSHYQQYGVPVGGAMDQSALRMINMLVGNEENEAGLEMTIMGPKLLIKKTTLLAIGGADMEPLLNGERIPLWRPILAEEGSMLCFGKVKSGCRAYVTFAGGIHIERTMGSKSTYIRAAIGGIEGRMLKKGNYFQIGAQPEMASRFIQDLQKDARIKTKWAISNSVLPKYKKHPKLRVITDFEYDQFTEESRKAFFTKEYKVSNYADRMGYRVEGEVLNRIEEKEILSSPVTFGTIQVPNGGQPIILMADRQTTGGYPRMGNIISVDLPLLAQLKPGDYVSFEKIMLEEAEQLYIEQEVNINLLKKFIALRS; from the coding sequence ATGGATGTAGAAGTTTTGCATGCAGGAATGTTTACAACAGTCCAAGATTTAGGACGATCTCATTATCAACAATACGGTGTGCCAGTTGGCGGGGCGATGGATCAAAGTGCACTTCGGATGATCAATATGTTAGTTGGTAATGAAGAGAATGAAGCGGGACTCGAAATGACGATTATGGGACCTAAGTTGTTAATAAAGAAAACGACTTTACTTGCGATTGGCGGAGCAGATATGGAACCGTTATTGAATGGAGAACGTATCCCGTTATGGCGGCCCATTTTAGCAGAAGAAGGTAGTATGCTTTGTTTTGGAAAAGTGAAAAGTGGTTGCAGAGCGTATGTAACTTTTGCGGGTGGCATCCATATTGAGCGTACAATGGGAAGTAAAAGTACGTACATACGTGCTGCGATTGGCGGTATAGAAGGAAGAATGTTGAAAAAGGGTAACTACTTCCAAATTGGTGCACAACCAGAAATGGCGAGTCGTTTCATTCAAGACTTACAAAAAGATGCGAGAATAAAAACGAAATGGGCAATTAGCAACAGCGTACTACCAAAGTATAAGAAACATCCAAAGCTTCGTGTCATAACTGACTTTGAATATGATCAATTTACAGAAGAAAGTAGAAAGGCATTTTTTACGAAAGAGTATAAGGTATCTAATTATGCTGACCGTATGGGCTATAGGGTTGAGGGAGAAGTTTTAAATAGGATTGAAGAAAAAGAGATTTTATCGAGTCCTGTTACATTTGGAACCATTCAAGTTCCTAATGGTGGACAGCCGATTATATTAATGGCAGATAGGCAAACGACAGGTGGCTATCCGAGAATGGGAAATATCATTTCAGTAGATTTACCTCTTCTTGCCCAGCTAAAGCCGGGGGACTATGTTTCTTTTGAGAAAATTATGCTTGAAGAAGCGGAACAATTGTACATAGAACAAGAAGTAAATATAAATCTCTTAAAGAAATTCATCGCTTTACGAAGCTGA
- the pxpB gene encoding 5-oxoprolinase subunit PxpB: protein MKFSALGDQAIIVTFGEEIKMDIYEKVQRLFQALQQHPFAGMIECVPSFTSLAVYYNVYEVWKRNERSERPYDYVRQYIKELCDSYKEEVKQDVKHISIPVCYGGEYGPDLEEVAHYKGLQVEDVIRIHSETTYFVYMLGFTPGFPYLGGLSKELETPRKETPRLQISPGSVGIGGNQTGIYPLETPGGWNIIGRTPISLFNPEEEIPTYIQSGMYLRFIPITKEEYVSFEGAKEWM, encoded by the coding sequence ATGAAATTTTCTGCGTTAGGGGATCAAGCAATTATTGTTACATTTGGTGAAGAAATTAAGATGGATATATATGAGAAAGTACAGCGGTTATTTCAAGCACTGCAGCAACATCCGTTTGCAGGAATGATTGAGTGCGTTCCGTCGTTTACTTCATTAGCTGTTTACTACAATGTATACGAAGTATGGAAGAGAAATGAGAGAAGTGAAAGGCCATATGATTACGTTCGCCAGTATATAAAGGAGCTGTGTGATTCTTATAAAGAAGAAGTGAAACAGGATGTGAAACATATTTCTATACCAGTGTGCTACGGGGGAGAATATGGACCTGATTTAGAAGAGGTTGCGCATTATAAAGGTTTACAAGTAGAAGATGTGATTCGAATACATAGTGAAACTACATATTTTGTATATATGCTAGGTTTTACACCAGGGTTCCCGTATTTAGGAGGACTTTCAAAAGAATTAGAAACACCTAGAAAAGAAACACCACGGTTACAAATCTCTCCTGGTTCAGTAGGTATTGGCGGAAATCAAACAGGTATATATCCGCTTGAAACACCAGGAGGATGGAATATTATCGGCCGAACTCCTATTTCATTATTTAATCCAGAAGAAGAAATACCAACATATATTCAAAGTGGTATGTATTTACGATTTATCCCAATAACGAAGGAAGAGTACGTATCATTTGAGGGGGCTAAAGAATGGATGTAG
- a CDS encoding IclR family transcriptional regulator, with protein sequence MSINKTAVKTMDILELFYEHEELSLTEMVQLTNMPKTSVYRLIGSLEEMEFLQKNEKGKYRLGVVFLRFGQLVSQRLSVRNIAIPYMKELRDSLGQAVNLIIQDGNDAIYVEKMEGVQPVRVYTAVGRRAPLYAGACPRILLSYFSEEEKRRYIEEVDLKQFADGTIVDKEQLLEVLQMAKKEGYTISYSELENHTAAIAAPIFASDGTVVAGMSISGLAIEYSESNISYFIAKVKETAHRISKELGFLA encoded by the coding sequence ATGAGTATAAATAAAACGGCAGTTAAGACAATGGATATTTTAGAGTTGTTTTATGAGCATGAAGAGCTAAGTTTAACTGAGATGGTTCAGCTTACAAATATGCCGAAAACATCTGTTTATCGTTTAATTGGCTCGTTAGAAGAGATGGAGTTTTTACAAAAAAACGAAAAGGGGAAATATCGTTTAGGGGTCGTATTTTTACGGTTCGGTCAACTTGTTTCACAACGATTATCAGTAAGGAATATAGCAATTCCTTATATGAAAGAACTTAGAGATAGTTTAGGACAGGCAGTTAATTTAATAATTCAAGATGGTAATGACGCAATTTATGTTGAAAAGATGGAAGGTGTTCAGCCAGTACGCGTGTATACGGCGGTTGGAAGAAGAGCACCGCTTTATGCTGGTGCATGTCCGAGAATTTTACTATCGTATTTTTCTGAGGAAGAGAAACGGAGATACATAGAGGAAGTGGATTTAAAACAGTTTGCAGATGGAACAATTGTGGATAAGGAACAATTGCTAGAAGTGTTGCAAATGGCAAAAAAGGAAGGCTACACAATTAGTTATTCTGAGTTAGAAAATCATACAGCCGCAATAGCAGCGCCCATTTTCGCAAGTGATGGAACGGTTGTAGCAGGTATGAGTATTTCGGGATTAGCAATTGAGTACAGCGAAAGTAACATTTCATATTTTATCGCGAAGGTGAAAGAAACAGCGCATCGCATTTCGAAAGAACTCGGCTTTTTGGCATAG
- a CDS encoding DNA alkylation repair protein — translation MIKKESEIILNRKGARKVNEIPKEVLQLLQQGKVESVNLTEWLAINHIELLKNVLPSIGLKNSLECIVAELEKQNVETGMKVIRITGTLLDEIILKENDGNKEDVLLKLSNHISDSVRCWAAFMNKKSNDTLKDTLTYIRPFAADHHFGVREIAWMSIREELSQNIEESVELLVEWAKSEDENIRRFSVESIRPRGVWSKHIEILKQEPEKALPILNLLKSDPSKYVQDSVGNWLNDASKTKPDWVMNLCKEWEKDADIKSTSRIIKKAKRTILKNK, via the coding sequence ATGATAAAGAAAGAATCAGAAATTATCTTAAACAGGAAAGGAGCCAGGAAAGTAAACGAAATTCCTAAAGAGGTCTTACAATTACTACAGCAAGGGAAAGTAGAAAGTGTTAATCTAACAGAATGGCTAGCTATAAATCATATTGAACTACTTAAAAATGTCTTACCTTCAATAGGACTCAAGAATAGTTTGGAATGTATAGTAGCTGAATTAGAAAAACAGAACGTTGAAACAGGAATGAAAGTCATACGAATAACAGGGACTTTATTGGATGAAATTATACTCAAAGAGAATGATGGAAACAAGGAAGACGTACTGTTAAAATTATCTAATCATATTTCAGATAGTGTACGATGTTGGGCAGCGTTTATGAATAAAAAATCAAATGACACATTAAAAGATACATTAACATACATTCGACCTTTTGCGGCGGATCATCATTTTGGTGTTCGAGAAATTGCTTGGATGTCTATTAGAGAAGAACTTTCACAAAATATAGAAGAAAGTGTGGAATTGTTAGTAGAATGGGCAAAAAGTGAAGATGAGAATATTCGCAGGTTCTCTGTAGAATCTATTCGTCCTCGAGGTGTATGGAGTAAACATATTGAAATATTAAAACAAGAACCTGAAAAAGCACTTCCTATTCTTAATTTACTTAAATCAGATCCATCAAAATATGTACAAGATTCGGTTGGAAACTGGTTAAATGATGCAAGTAAAACTAAACCGGATTGGGTAATGAACCTGTGTAAAGAATGGGAAAAGGATGCTGACATAAAATCAACTAGTAGAATTATTAAAAAAGCTAAAAGAACGATTTTGAAAAATAAGTAA
- the lepB gene encoding signal peptidase I: MKENTKKELFSWAKTIGFTLVLIAIIRGVLFTPSLVQGESMMPTLKNNERVLVNKIGYSISGLDRFDIIVFHGKEGYDLVKRVIGLPGDTVEYKNDVLYVNGKAMEEPYLKKFKEKAVGRVLTPDFTLEQITGKTKVPEGQVFVLGDNREVSKDGRMFGFISEDEIVGKGQAVFWPLEQVRAL, from the coding sequence ATGAAGGAAAATACGAAGAAAGAATTATTCTCTTGGGCTAAAACGATAGGGTTTACCCTTGTATTAATTGCTATTATTCGCGGTGTTTTATTTACACCTTCTTTAGTACAAGGTGAATCAATGATGCCCACTTTAAAAAATAACGAACGAGTTCTCGTGAATAAGATTGGTTATAGTATAAGTGGATTAGATCGCTTTGATATTATCGTCTTCCACGGAAAAGAAGGATACGATTTAGTAAAACGAGTAATTGGTTTGCCAGGCGATACAGTTGAGTATAAAAATGATGTTTTATATGTAAACGGAAAAGCGATGGAAGAACCATATTTAAAAAAGTTTAAAGAAAAAGCAGTAGGCCGTGTATTAACTCCAGACTTTACGTTAGAACAAATCACAGGGAAAACGAAAGTGCCAGAAGGCCAAGTATTTGTTTTAGGGGATAATCGTGAAGTTTCTAAGGATGGTCGCATGTTTGGCTTTATTTCAGAAGATGAAATTGTCGGAAAAGGACAAGCTGTTTTCTGGCCGTTGGAACAAGTAAGAGCGTTATAA
- a CDS encoding copper homeostasis protein CutC, translating into MLEVIATCLEDVKRIESAGGKRIELISSYTEGGLTPSYAFIKKAVEAVSIPIHVMIRPHAKSFTYTEEEIEMMKEDIVVAQKLGVAGVVLGVLNERNEVDEGKLANLLSVVDGINVTYHRAIDDIENPVEAMNTLKKFHKVTHVLTSGGQGNIVENIPVLTEMQKVSDGQIQLVAGAGVTKENIKRLLDETGISQAHVGTAVREGKSCFSEIDPNLVQELVEIIK; encoded by the coding sequence ATGCTAGAGGTTATTGCAACATGTTTAGAAGATGTAAAACGAATTGAAAGTGCTGGCGGGAAGCGGATTGAATTAATTTCATCTTATACAGAAGGTGGTTTAACACCGAGTTATGCTTTTATAAAAAAAGCGGTAGAAGCGGTAAGTATACCAATTCATGTTATGATTCGTCCGCATGCGAAGTCTTTTACATATACGGAAGAAGAAATTGAAATGATGAAAGAAGATATTGTAGTTGCTCAGAAATTAGGAGTAGCTGGTGTTGTATTAGGTGTATTAAATGAACGAAATGAAGTGGATGAAGGGAAATTAGCGAACTTACTATCTGTTGTAGATGGAATAAATGTAACGTACCACCGTGCGATAGATGATATAGAAAATCCAGTAGAAGCAATGAACACTTTAAAGAAGTTTCATAAAGTGACTCACGTTTTAACTTCAGGTGGACAAGGAAATATAGTAGAGAATATTCCGGTGCTTACAGAAATGCAAAAGGTAAGCGATGGTCAAATTCAGCTTGTAGCTGGAGCTGGGGTGACGAAAGAAAATATAAAGCGATTGCTAGATGAAACTGGAATTTCGCAAGCTCATGTCGGTACAGCGGTAAGAGAAGGAAAATCATGTTTTTCTGAAATAGATCCTAATTTAGTACAAGAATTAGTTGAAATAATAAAATAA
- a CDS encoding ArsR/SmtB family transcription factor produces MNVYPNISYIAKLIAEPTRAIILDCLMNNQALPASELAYMAKVSHPTISSHLSKLVEGNLLTVEQHGRHRYYRLANQEVAEVLEKLGTIAPTVQVRSLKQSSQLKQIRYARTCYDHLAGKLGVEITEKLLDRQFIILEDGEYIVTEQGKKWFLNFGINVDEADTKRRVFAKPCLDWSERRYHISGWLGSAIAKLLFEQGWITKTDKNRAVHLTKKGVKLLEDQLGIDMKTEERKA; encoded by the coding sequence ATGAATGTATATCCGAATATCTCATATATAGCTAAACTAATTGCTGAACCTACAAGAGCAATCATCTTAGATTGTCTAATGAATAATCAGGCACTACCTGCTAGTGAATTGGCTTATATGGCAAAAGTGTCACATCCAACAATTAGTTCGCATCTTTCTAAATTAGTAGAAGGGAATTTACTTACAGTTGAACAACATGGTAGACATCGTTACTATCGACTTGCTAATCAAGAAGTTGCAGAAGTGCTTGAAAAGTTAGGGACAATTGCACCAACAGTTCAAGTTCGCTCTTTAAAACAATCAAGCCAACTAAAACAAATTCGTTATGCTCGAACTTGTTATGATCATCTTGCAGGCAAACTCGGTGTAGAGATAACTGAAAAATTACTAGATAGGCAATTTATAATTTTAGAGGATGGAGAATACATTGTAACGGAACAAGGTAAGAAATGGTTTCTGAATTTTGGAATAAATGTTGATGAGGCAGATACAAAAAGGAGGGTATTTGCAAAACCTTGCCTTGATTGGAGTGAACGGCGCTACCATATTTCGGGTTGGTTAGGGTCTGCAATTGCAAAACTACTTTTTGAACAGGGATGGATTACGAAAACGGATAAGAACCGAGCTGTCCATCTTACAAAGAAAGGTGTAAAGTTATTGGAAGATCAATTAGGCATAGATATGAAAACTGAGGAAAGAAAAGCTTGA
- a CDS encoding DinB family protein: MNAIDLSILNLKETRRRSEKLWNSLPDNFLNWKPDPEAMSFGEMIRHVWSSTFYYHMIIKNNGSINDIRIPYNDEPITCVKKEIELAQSYFTDFIEYVQSISIAELDSRLIDRSDVGYQRYLGDMLLRIAYHDAVHTGQFLQYLRMVNLERPLIWD, from the coding sequence ATGAATGCAATTGATCTTAGTATATTAAATTTAAAAGAAACGAGAAGGCGCTCAGAAAAATTATGGAATTCTCTTCCCGATAATTTTCTTAATTGGAAGCCTGATCCTGAGGCTATGTCCTTTGGTGAAATGATTCGTCACGTATGGAGCTCAACTTTTTACTATCATATGATTATAAAAAACAACGGTTCAATAAACGACATACGTATCCCGTATAATGACGAGCCAATTACTTGTGTAAAAAAAGAAATTGAATTGGCACAATCATACTTTACTGACTTCATAGAATATGTTCAATCAATAAGCATAGCCGAGCTAGATTCAAGGCTTATTGATAGAAGCGATGTTGGCTATCAACGATATTTAGGTGATATGCTATTACGAATTGCCTATCATGATGCGGTCCATACAGGTCAATTTTTACAATATTTACGAATGGTAAACTTAGAAAGACCATTAATTTGGGATTAA
- a CDS encoding acyl-CoA dehydrogenase family protein has product MALSFVETEEQSLIIEKINKLIPKFMEREHQLSELGSFPYENINDLKDIGYTKLTLPKEFGGSAISLYDFVLFQEKIAEGCGATALSIGWHLGIVKELAENRSWNDEMFKWFCEEVCNGVLFNRAATEPKTGSPTRGGKPETIAVQQGEKWVINGRKTFTTMAPVLNYFIISASIEGQEEVGEFVIPRNTLGVSIEETWDSVAMRGTASHDLVLQNVEIESRFFTDVKGGKVKQKGIGWLLHIPACYLGIAQSARNYAVQFAGSYKPNSLNHSISLLPNVRRLVGELELELMQARVFLYQIAKKYDEAEDKLSLQEELAAVKYAVTNAAISIVDKSMRIVGAKSLSEKNPLHRYYLNVRAGLHNPPMDDATLSMLADAAFRS; this is encoded by the coding sequence ATGGCACTCTCATTTGTTGAAACAGAAGAACAGTCTTTAATTATTGAGAAAATAAATAAATTGATTCCGAAGTTCATGGAAAGGGAGCATCAGCTAAGTGAATTAGGATCATTTCCGTATGAAAATATAAATGATTTGAAAGATATCGGATATACGAAATTAACGTTACCGAAGGAATTTGGTGGTAGTGCGATTTCTTTATATGACTTCGTTTTATTTCAAGAGAAAATCGCGGAAGGCTGCGGAGCTACTGCATTATCGATTGGCTGGCATCTTGGCATTGTGAAAGAGCTAGCGGAAAATCGCTCTTGGAATGATGAGATGTTCAAATGGTTTTGCGAAGAAGTATGTAATGGTGTGCTCTTTAACAGGGCAGCAACAGAACCGAAAACAGGGAGTCCGACGCGTGGCGGCAAACCAGAAACAATAGCGGTTCAACAAGGCGAGAAGTGGGTTATAAATGGAAGGAAAACTTTTACAACGATGGCGCCAGTACTTAATTATTTTATTATTTCAGCGAGTATTGAAGGCCAAGAAGAAGTTGGTGAGTTTGTCATTCCAAGAAATACACTCGGTGTATCTATTGAAGAAACGTGGGATAGTGTTGCAATGAGAGGGACTGCTAGCCACGACCTTGTCTTACAAAATGTAGAGATAGAAAGCCGCTTTTTTACGGATGTGAAGGGCGGAAAAGTAAAACAAAAGGGTATTGGCTGGTTGCTACATATACCAGCATGTTATTTAGGAATTGCACAATCAGCAAGAAATTATGCAGTTCAATTTGCGGGATCATACAAACCAAATAGTTTAAATCATTCTATTAGTTTATTGCCGAATGTTAGAAGATTAGTTGGAGAATTAGAACTTGAGCTTATGCAAGCTCGTGTCTTTTTATATCAAATTGCGAAAAAGTACGATGAGGCAGAAGATAAACTATCACTGCAAGAAGAATTAGCAGCCGTGAAATATGCTGTAACAAATGCGGCGATATCCATAGTGGATAAATCGATGCGCATCGTAGGAGCAAAAAGTTTATCAGAAAAAAATCCGCTTCACCGTTATTATTTAAACGTTAGAGCAGGACTACACAATCCGCCGATGGATGATGCAACACTATCTATGTTGGCGGATGCGGCGTTTCGGTCGTAG